DNA from Paraburkholderia sp. BL10I2N1:
CAGCTTGACGTGATTGTCCGCGACCGCTTTCGCGATGATCTCCGAGCGGCCGGTCCATTGCTCTGACCAGACCTGGAGATCGTTGCGCGACAGCGCGGTTTCGGTCGCCGCGGTACTGCCCGGCACGCTATCGGTGGTGCAGCCGTAGCCCTTCTCCGTGATGAAGCGCAGCACTTCCGACGTGAATGAACCGCTCTCCCACGTTACGCCGGCGAAATGCACCGGCTTGCCGCTCGAACACCAACTGCCCGCATGCGCGGCGGCCGGCCATATCGACGCCGTGGCGAATGCGACGCAGGCCGCGCGCATCCATGGTTTGATCTTCATGCCTGTCTCCTGTTTATGGAATTGGTTTGTTTGTGCGTTTGTCTCTGCAGGACGGCTCAGGTATAGGTACTGAGCGCTCCCCGTGTTGCTTCCAGCGCGGCCTCGTCGATCGTGAGGCCGAGGCCCGGCGCGTCGGACAGATTCAGCCAGCCCTCGCTGTCGATGTCGATCGGGTGTTCCAGCATGAAATCGCGCCGCTCGATCGACCATTCCGACGGATCGTACGGAAACTCGATGAACGGCGCGGACGCTGCGCCAGCCGTCAGATGGAGGTTCGCCGCGAGACCGATACCATTGCCCCACGTGTGCGGCGTGAAAACCTTGCCACGAGTCTCGACGGCCTCGGCGAGGCGCCGCAGCCCTTCCATGCCGAGCGTGCACGCGACGTCCGGCTGGAACACATCAAGACATTCGCGCTCCAGCAACGCGTCGAACTCATAGCGCTCGCGCGTCAGTTCGCCGCCGGCGATGCGCAGCGACGTCGCGCGGCGCAGCTTCGTATAGCCTTCGTAGTCGCCGCGATAGAGCGGCTCTTCCATCCAGTAGACGTTGTGCCTTTCCAGCTCACGGGCGACATTGAGCGCCTCGCTGAAGGTCCACGGCGCGGCGGTGTCCCACGGCATGCGCCAGCCCTGGTTGCAGTCCACCATCAGCTCCAGCCGGTTGCCCACCGCCGCCCGCACGGCGGCGAGCGCGGCGAAATCTTGATCCAGGCTTGAGCGGCCGAAGCGGATCTTCAATGCCGGAAAGCCGCGCGACGCAACATGCAGCGCCAACTTCGCCATCTCGTCCGGGTGGCGATGCACACCGCTTGACGCGTAGGCGCGCACGCGGCGGCTGCGACCGCCCGCAAGCTTCCAGCAAGGTTCGCCGCGAATCTTGCCGGCCAGATCCCACAGTGCGATATCGAGCGGCCAGGGCCGGCCCGCGTGGAAACCGATGTTGTCGAGCACCGCGCTATGCCGCACGAGGTCGAGCGGGTCGGTGCCGATGAAGAGGTGCTGATAGTCGGCAAAGCCGTACATCGCGTCACCGGAGCCGATACCGACGTGGCCGGCGTCGTCGGTCACCCGCACGATCGTCGCGGGAAACTTGCGGCGCGGCTGGCTATCCCACGACGCCGGGAAGGGCGGGTCGAGTTCCAGCTGGTGGTGCGTTACATCGATCCGGGCGATGCGGGTTGCTTCACGACTCATTCAGATGCTCCTGAGGCGATGCCGCAGTGCCGCAAACGCGACGGCACCATTGAAAGACAATGACTGCATCCTATTGAGAGCAAACGAGCAACTCAATCGCTTCAATTAAAGTAAATGACTGCGTGCAATTTTCGTGCAATGGTTGCCCATAATGACAATCACACCTTGAAGGAGACCGCCGGATC
Protein-coding regions in this window:
- a CDS encoding mandelate racemase/muconate lactonizing enzyme family protein produces the protein MSREATRIARIDVTHHQLELDPPFPASWDSQPRRKFPATIVRVTDDAGHVGIGSGDAMYGFADYQHLFIGTDPLDLVRHSAVLDNIGFHAGRPWPLDIALWDLAGKIRGEPCWKLAGGRSRRVRAYASSGVHRHPDEMAKLALHVASRGFPALKIRFGRSSLDQDFAALAAVRAAVGNRLELMVDCNQGWRMPWDTAAPWTFSEALNVARELERHNVYWMEEPLYRGDYEGYTKLRRATSLRIAGGELTRERYEFDALLERECLDVFQPDVACTLGMEGLRRLAEAVETRGKVFTPHTWGNGIGLAANLHLTAGAASAPFIEFPYDPSEWSIERRDFMLEHPIDIDSEGWLNLSDAPGLGLTIDEAALEATRGALSTYT